One stretch of Bacteroidota bacterium DNA includes these proteins:
- a CDS encoding glycerophosphodiester phosphodiesterase family protein, with product MPHKTPIIIAHRGFSDEAPENSMAAFHKAVEAKCDMIELDVRLSADNVPMVFHDRRLPRTSDGSGAINQKHSRQLIEIDNGSWFSPKFNRERIPLLKDIFPILKKDLRLNIEIKPDVVSTNDISAVELVVNEAEQSKVLSKVLFTSFNHQMIKEISEIDESITTGVIYNPITHFRKSPSTLVKNSKAKIFVCSKFQINTDVVADTHEAGYILYVYGVKTGRDVQRLLDLHVDGIICNNPRFVRETIDLLSK from the coding sequence ATGCCACATAAAACACCAATTATCATTGCACACCGCGGTTTTTCGGACGAAGCGCCGGAAAACTCGATGGCTGCATTCCATAAAGCAGTTGAAGCAAAATGCGACATGATCGAACTGGATGTTCGTCTCTCGGCAGACAATGTTCCGATGGTTTTTCATGACCGAAGACTGCCGCGCACATCGGATGGCAGCGGAGCCATCAACCAAAAACATTCGCGCCAATTAATAGAAATTGATAATGGATCATGGTTCTCCCCAAAGTTCAACCGCGAGCGAATCCCACTATTGAAAGATATCTTCCCTATCCTTAAAAAAGACCTGCGGTTGAATATTGAGATAAAACCGGATGTTGTCAGCACGAATGACATATCCGCCGTGGAACTTGTCGTTAACGAAGCTGAACAATCGAAAGTCCTCTCGAAAGTCCTTTTCACCTCTTTCAACCACCAGATGATTAAAGAGATCAGTGAAATTGACGAATCAATTACCACTGGCGTTATTTATAATCCCATCACTCATTTTCGAAAATCGCCGTCCACTCTGGTAAAGAATTCCAAAGCAAAAATCTTTGTCTGCAGCAAATTCCAGATCAATACTGATGTGGTTGCAGATACGCACGAGGCAGGTTATATTTTATATGTCTATGGAGTAAAAACCGGACGAGATGTTCAACGGCTGCTCGATTTGCATGTGGACGGAATCATTTGCAATAACCCGCGGTTCGTCCGAGAGACAATCGATCTACTCTCAAAATAA